From Ureaplasma urealyticum serovar 8 str. ATCC 27618:
AATTAAAAGCGCCTAAATTTGCTCGCTTTATTTCAATTTTACAAACCTTTTTTTATAATGGTATACTAACACCTTCAATTTCATTTTTTGCTGCTGAATCATTATTAATGACAACAATGCCAAAAGATGCTCCACCACCTCAAATATATCAAATTTTTCTTTTGGCAATTGGATTGTTTTTGTTCTTTTTATTACTTAATTTCATTTCATTTAAATTTAGTTCAATCTTACAAAATTGTGCAACAATCATTAAATTTATACCTATTGTTGTTATTGCTATAATTGGAATTGTTTATGGAATTAATCATGCACAAGATTCGTTATTTAATCATAACAATCCGAAACGTTTAAGTTTTAGTATTGTTGGCGTATTAGCTTCGCTTCCTTCTATTCTATTTTCATTTGATGCGTTTTTAGGAGTTACTTCGTTACAACATAAAATTAAAAACGCTAAAAAGAATGTTCCCATAACTTTAGTTGTAGGAATGTTTTTAGTAGCTATTGTTTATATTTTAATAACCATAGGTCAGGTTTTTACAAGCGAAGGCTATGCTTATGGTGTAATTAATAAAGTATTTGAATACAATGCTAATTTAGTAAGAATTATCACTATTGTTATTAATGTTTTCATTACAATTTCGATTATTGGTGTTTTAAATTCATTCGTCATTTTCTTAATTCATAATGGTCAATATGCGATTGATGAAAAAATTGTTTTTTGATGATCGTGATTACAACGTGTTAAATCAAAACATTTTAAAGAAATGCAAGGATTAGTTAGCGTTTTAATTGTGTTTTTTGTATGAATAATTATTTTTATGATAATTAGCATTCCATTAAACACTGATGTATATATTGATTTATTATCTAATTATCCAATTGTTTTCTTTTTTGCGATTTATGGATTAGTAATAGCGTTTGCTTTTTACAAACAAATAAAATTAAATAAAAATAAGAAAACAACTAAAAAACAAAACAATATAAAACCAAAATGATTTTTTAATTATGAAGATAATAAATTAAAAAATAAAGTTGTTAATAAATGAATTTTAAGCGCTTGATTAATTGGGATGATAAGTTGTTTATTTGTTTTCTTATACCAATTCTTATACGGTTATACAATTTATGCTTGATTAGATCCTTACAATTTAAAACTATATAGTTTTGGATTGTTTTATACAAATAATGTAAGTATCATTCCATGGGTTGCTAGTTTATTGTTTTTTGTTATGATTGTTTTCTTTATTGGTTTTCCATTTATGAATGATGCTATTTTAAAACAACAATTATTAAAAAAACTAACAATAAATAATATCAATCGTAAGGATTTATTAGTTTAATATTTAATTAATGGAGTATAATACAATATTATGGTTAAGAAAATAATACTAGTTTGTGAAACATGCATGAGTAGAAACTATCAAACAACGCGTAATAAATTTGCTACATCGCGGCTTGAATTAAATAAGTATTGTAAAAAATGCAATATGAAAACACTGCATAAGGAAACAAGATAATAATGGCTAATGAAAAAAAGCAAAAAACAAATAAGTATTTGACATATCAAGATCAAGAGTATGAACGAAACCTTTTATTAGAAAAAGAACGTAAACAGCAAAAAAAGCTCTTGGCACAACAAACTTATCGTGAATTAAATCTTCATAAAAGTTTAATTA
This genomic window contains:
- the rpmG gene encoding 50S ribosomal protein L33, which codes for MVKKIILVCETCMSRNYQTTRNKFATSRLELNKYCKKCNMKTLHKETR
- a CDS encoding amino acid permease, with product MKISVKKTRQIGLFTSIAIMISSVVGIGIFFKNGSIFRFNNFNDIGIIISWVFASLIALFTALSFAYITFSKKSGSGIAGVVDELKAPKFARFISILQTFFYNGILTPSISFFAAESLLMTTMPKDAPPPQIYQIFLLAIGLFLFFLLLNFISFKFSSILQNCATIIKFIPIVVIAIIGIVYGINHAQDSLFNHNNPKRLSFSIVGVLASLPSILFSFDAFLGVTSLQHKIKNAKKNVPITLVVGMFLVAIVYILITIGQVFTSEGYAYGVINKVFEYNANLVRIITIVINVFITISIIGVLNSFVIFLIHNGQYAIDEKIVFWWSWLQRVKSKHFKEMQGLVSVLIVFFVWIIIFMIISIPLNTDVYIDLLSNYPIVFFFAIYGLVIAFAFYKQIKLNKNKKTTKKQNNIKPKWFFNYEDNKLKNKVVNKWILSAWLIGMISCLFVFLYQFLYGYTIYAWLDPYNLKLYSFGLFYTNNVSIIPWVASLLFFVMIVFFIGFPFMNDAILKQQLLKKLTINNINRKDLLV